A portion of the Acidisoma sp. PAMC 29798 genome contains these proteins:
- a CDS encoding phosphoribosylanthranilate isomerase, which translates to MRIKICGINSAEALAAVVAGRADYAGFVFFARSPRVVTAAQAAAIRATQPDATPTVGLFVEPKLDEIAAVLAVMPLDILQIYAEPDRAREIRGRFGRPVWLARGVSSRADLAAVERESEGLDGLVIESKPPPGATRPGGNATAIDWSLLAGWYPRLPWLLAGGLTPDNVTAAIARSGTKGVDVSSGVETHPGVKDPALITSFIEASRNAPAGLSAAGHAEYERREQGVP; encoded by the coding sequence ATGCGGATTAAGATCTGCGGAATCAACAGCGCCGAGGCCCTGGCCGCCGTCGTGGCAGGGCGGGCGGATTACGCCGGCTTCGTCTTCTTCGCGCGCTCGCCCCGCGTCGTGACGGCTGCCCAGGCCGCCGCGATCCGCGCCACGCAGCCGGATGCGACGCCGACCGTTGGCCTCTTTGTCGAGCCGAAGCTCGACGAGATTGCCGCCGTCTTAGCCGTGATGCCGCTCGATATCCTCCAGATCTATGCTGAGCCCGACCGCGCGCGGGAGATCCGGGGCCGCTTCGGCCGGCCCGTCTGGCTGGCGCGTGGTGTTTCCAGCCGCGCCGATCTCGCCGCCGTCGAGCGTGAGTCGGAGGGCCTGGACGGGTTGGTGATCGAATCCAAACCACCGCCCGGTGCCACCCGCCCCGGCGGCAACGCGACAGCGATCGACTGGTCCCTGCTGGCCGGTTGGTACCCCCGCTTGCCCTGGCTGCTGGCCGGCGGCCTGACACCGGACAATGTCACCGCGGCCATCGCCCGGTCGGGAACCAAGGGCGTCGATGTTTCCTCAGGCGTGGAAACACATCCAGGGGTGAAGGATCCGGCTCTCATCACGTCCTTCATAGAAGCGTCACGAAACGCCCCGGCAGGTCTTTCGGCAGCCGGCCACGCGGAGTATGAGAGGCGCGAGCAGGGGGTTCCGTGA
- the trpB gene encoding tryptophan synthase subunit beta: MNKHFDTSLSGPSSGQNSLRNGPDDRGRFGVYGGRFVAETLMPLVLDVGKAYEAAQNDPAFQAELDGYLKNYVGRPSALWFAERLTAHFGGAKIYFKREDLNHTGAHKINSCMGQILLARRMGKTRIIAETGAGQHGVATATVCALFGLPCAIYMGAVDVERQKPNVFRMKLLGAEVKAVTAGSATLKDAMNEAMRDWVAHVDDTYYLIGTAAGPHPYPAMVRDFQCVIGNEAKAQLFEAEGRLPDVAIASVGGGSNAIGLFHPFLDEPSVRLIGVEAGGHGVDTEQHAASMARGTPGVLHGNMTYLLQTADGQIQEAHSISAGLDYPGIGPEHSFLFDTKRVEYVPINDDEALAAFQLCCRVEGIIPALECAHALAQIGKIAGAMGKDEIILMNMSGRGDKDIFTVAAHTGVTL, encoded by the coding sequence GTGAACAAGCACTTCGATACGTCGCTTTCTGGCCCGTCATCAGGTCAGAACAGCCTTCGCAATGGCCCGGACGATCGCGGCCGCTTCGGCGTCTATGGCGGGCGTTTCGTCGCCGAGACCTTGATGCCGCTCGTGTTGGACGTCGGGAAGGCCTATGAGGCCGCGCAGAACGACCCCGCCTTCCAGGCCGAGTTGGATGGCTATCTCAAGAATTACGTCGGGCGCCCGAGCGCCCTTTGGTTCGCTGAGCGCCTGACGGCGCATTTCGGCGGCGCGAAGATCTACTTCAAGCGCGAAGACCTCAATCACACCGGCGCGCACAAGATCAACTCCTGCATGGGCCAGATTCTGCTCGCGCGCCGCATGGGCAAGACCCGCATCATTGCCGAAACCGGGGCTGGCCAGCATGGCGTCGCGACCGCCACCGTCTGCGCTCTGTTTGGCCTGCCCTGCGCGATCTATATGGGCGCCGTCGATGTGGAGCGGCAGAAGCCAAACGTCTTCCGGATGAAGCTCCTCGGCGCCGAGGTCAAAGCCGTCACGGCTGGCTCCGCCACGCTCAAAGACGCCATGAACGAGGCGATGCGAGATTGGGTCGCCCATGTCGACGACACCTATTACCTGATCGGTACGGCGGCAGGTCCGCACCCCTACCCTGCCATGGTGCGCGACTTCCAATGCGTCATCGGCAATGAGGCCAAGGCGCAGTTGTTCGAGGCCGAGGGGCGCTTGCCGGATGTCGCGATCGCGTCCGTCGGCGGCGGCTCGAATGCCATCGGCCTGTTCCACCCCTTCCTCGATGAGCCCTCCGTGCGCCTCATCGGCGTCGAAGCCGGCGGCCATGGCGTCGATACCGAGCAGCATGCTGCCAGCATGGCGCGCGGCACGCCCGGTGTGCTGCATGGCAACATGACCTATCTCCTCCAGACGGCGGACGGGCAGATCCAGGAAGCGCATTCGATCAGCGCCGGCCTCGACTATCCTGGCATCGGACCCGAGCATTCCTTTCTGTTCGACACCAAACGCGTGGAATACGTGCCGATCAATGACGATGAGGCGCTGGCGGCCTTCCAGCTCTGTTGTCGGGTCGAGGGTATCATTCCCGCTCTGGAATGCGCCCATGCCCTCGCGCAGATCGGCAAGATCGCCGGTGCGATGGGTAAAGACGAGATCATCCTGATGAACATGAGCGGACGCGGCGACAAGGACATCTTTACTGTGGCCGCCCATACCGGGGTCACGCTGTGA
- the trpA gene encoding tryptophan synthase subunit alpha, giving the protein MSRIAARFAALKREGRGALIPFLEAYDPDLDTSTAILHGMPAAGADLIEIGMPFTDPMADGPTIQLAGQRGLKAGATLVGTLAMVAKFRQVDETTPIILMGYLNPIVAYGPERFCKDAAIAGVDGLIAVDLPPEEADLVAPFAQAEGLDIIRLIAPTTDDARLPYVLEGSSGFIYYVAIAGITGTRSASTSDLSAAIPRIRRFSDLPIAIGFGVRTPAQAAEATTIADGAVVASALIETLAKSLDENGRAKPGTANLVLDQVRDLAAAVRGVRAAA; this is encoded by the coding sequence GTGAGCCGAATCGCCGCCCGTTTCGCGGCTTTGAAGCGCGAGGGGCGTGGGGCGCTTATTCCGTTCCTCGAAGCCTATGACCCGGACCTCGACACCAGCACCGCCATTTTGCACGGCATGCCGGCGGCGGGCGCCGATCTCATCGAAATCGGCATGCCCTTCACCGACCCGATGGCGGATGGCCCGACCATTCAGCTGGCCGGCCAACGCGGGTTGAAGGCCGGCGCCACCTTGGTGGGCACCCTCGCCATGGTCGCGAAGTTTCGCCAGGTGGATGAGACGACGCCTATCATCCTGATGGGTTACCTCAACCCTATCGTGGCCTATGGGCCGGAGCGCTTCTGCAAGGACGCGGCCATAGCGGGCGTCGATGGCCTGATCGCGGTCGATCTGCCGCCCGAGGAAGCCGACCTTGTGGCGCCCTTTGCCCAGGCCGAAGGTCTCGACATCATTCGCCTGATCGCGCCGACCACGGATGACGCACGGCTGCCTTATGTCCTCGAAGGCAGTTCCGGCTTCATCTATTATGTCGCGATTGCGGGCATTACCGGCACCCGCAGCGCCTCGACGTCCGATCTGTCCGCCGCCATCCCTCGGATTCGGCGCTTTAGTGACCTGCCGATTGCCATCGGTTTCGGCGTCCGCACGCCTGCCCAGGCGGCGGAAGCGACCACCATCGCCGATGGCGCAGTGGTGGCCTCGGCGCTTATTGAGACTCTGGCGAAGAGCCTCGACGAGAACGGCCGCGCCAAGCCCGGCACGGCGAACCTTGTGCTGGACCAAGTGCGGGATTTGGCCGCCGCCGTCCGTGGCGTGCGCGCCGCGGCCTAA
- the accD gene encoding acetyl-CoA carboxylase, carboxyltransferase subunit beta: protein MSWLTEFVRPKIRTLLGRKDVPENLWHQCPACQQMIFQRDLDANLKVCTHCGHHMRASARERLAWTFDDGAFTIIDTPRAPQDPLRFRDQKRYSDRLKDAREKTKLEEAIVVGHGLLGGRKTVVAAMAFDFMAGSMGAGVGEGIVAAAKLAVLQQAPFIIYTASGGARMQEGAISLMQMPRTTIATQMVKEAGLPFIVVLTDPTTGGVTASFAMLGDIQIAEPGALIGFAGARVIEQTVREKLPEGFQRSEYLFEHGIVDMIINRLEMRATLSRLVGLLAPVAPAATDLAA, encoded by the coding sequence ATGAGTTGGCTCACCGAATTCGTTCGCCCCAAGATTCGCACCCTGCTCGGCCGCAAGGATGTGCCCGAGAATCTGTGGCATCAGTGCCCGGCCTGCCAGCAAATGATCTTCCAGCGCGATCTGGATGCGAACCTGAAGGTCTGCACCCATTGCGGCCACCACATGCGCGCCTCGGCGCGGGAACGTCTGGCCTGGACCTTCGATGACGGCGCTTTCACGATCATCGACACGCCGCGCGCACCACAGGACCCGCTGCGCTTCCGTGACCAGAAGCGGTATTCCGACCGGCTGAAGGATGCGCGGGAAAAGACCAAGCTGGAGGAAGCGATCGTCGTCGGCCACGGCCTGCTCGGCGGCCGCAAGACCGTCGTGGCCGCCATGGCCTTTGACTTTATGGCCGGCTCCATGGGCGCCGGCGTCGGCGAAGGAATCGTCGCCGCCGCCAAGCTCGCCGTGCTGCAGCAGGCGCCGTTCATCATCTACACGGCCTCCGGCGGTGCACGCATGCAGGAAGGCGCCATCAGCCTGATGCAGATGCCGCGCACCACCATCGCCACGCAGATGGTCAAGGAAGCGGGCTTGCCCTTCATCGTGGTGCTCACCGACCCGACCACCGGAGGCGTTACCGCGAGCTTCGCAATGCTCGGCGATATCCAGATCGCGGAACCCGGCGCCCTGATCGGTTTTGCCGGCGCCCGCGTGATCGAGCAGACGGTGCGCGAAAAGCTGCCCGAAGGCTTCCAGCGCTCGGAATATCTGTTCGAGCACGGCATTGTGGACATGATCATCAACCGCCTCGAAATGCGCGCGACCTTGTCCCGTCTTGTCGGCCTGCTGGCACCGGTCGCACCAGCCGCGACGGACCTCGCTGCCTAA
- a CDS encoding bifunctional folylpolyglutamate synthase/dihydrofolate synthase, with protein sequence MSTAVMSSRERSLDPRVDGILERLLRLYPRAIDLSMDRLLSLLAKLGNPEQRLAPVLHVAGTNGKGSTCAFARAIAEAAGLHVQVYTSPHLIDFNERIRLTDGLVHHRRLADTLEQVERVNDGAPITVFEVITAAAFLLFAADPADLCILEVGLGGRGDATNIIARPAACGITSISIDHRDFLGDRLTGIAAEKSGIIKSGVPVVTGEQKPEVLAVIADFARAKGTTLLARDRDWQIEPSGHGLRFTDAAGSLALPLPSLSGLHQHDNAGIAIAALRASGLTFPDAAFQRGLTQVEWAGRMQRLDGRLAALLPNDWELWLDGAHNPGAGVALARHLKDWADRPLHLVIGMKQGKDAAEFLKPLLPYAKTVWAVAEPDQHLALSVDEVIAASGGIARSGGTVSQALRRLAAEETAPARVLICGSLYLAGAILRGV encoded by the coding sequence ATGTCCACCGCTGTTATGAGTTCGCGGGAACGCAGCCTCGATCCCCGCGTGGATGGTATATTGGAGCGTTTGCTCCGCCTCTATCCCCGCGCCATCGATCTCAGCATGGATCGGCTGCTGAGCTTGCTCGCTAAGCTCGGCAATCCCGAGCAGCGGCTAGCGCCGGTGCTGCATGTCGCCGGCACCAATGGCAAGGGCAGCACTTGCGCCTTCGCCCGTGCGATTGCAGAGGCCGCCGGCCTGCACGTGCAGGTCTATACCTCGCCCCACCTGATCGATTTCAACGAGCGCATTCGCCTGACGGATGGGTTGGTTCACCACCGCCGGTTGGCGGATACGCTAGAGCAGGTCGAGCGGGTCAATGACGGGGCGCCGATCACCGTCTTCGAGGTCATCACAGCCGCCGCCTTTCTGCTCTTCGCGGCTGACCCTGCCGATCTCTGTATTCTGGAAGTCGGCCTCGGCGGCCGAGGCGACGCGACCAATATCATCGCGCGCCCTGCCGCCTGCGGTATCACCTCGATCTCGATCGACCACCGCGATTTCCTGGGCGACCGGCTGACGGGCATTGCCGCCGAGAAATCGGGCATCATCAAAAGTGGCGTGCCGGTCGTGACTGGAGAGCAGAAGCCCGAGGTTCTGGCGGTGATCGCCGATTTCGCGCGGGCAAAGGGCACGACCCTTCTGGCCCGCGACCGCGATTGGCAGATCGAACCGAGCGGCCACGGGCTGCGGTTCACCGATGCGGCGGGATCGCTCGCGCTGCCGCTGCCGTCCCTCTCCGGCCTGCATCAACACGACAATGCCGGGATCGCCATCGCGGCGCTGCGTGCCTCCGGTCTCACCTTCCCAGACGCTGCGTTCCAGCGTGGCCTAACGCAGGTCGAATGGGCCGGGCGGATGCAGCGCCTGGATGGCCGTCTCGCGGCGCTTCTGCCCAACGATTGGGAACTGTGGCTGGACGGCGCCCATAATCCCGGCGCTGGGGTCGCCCTCGCCCGACATCTCAAGGATTGGGCCGACCGGCCGTTGCATCTGGTGATCGGGATGAAGCAGGGCAAGGACGCGGCGGAGTTCCTCAAGCCGCTGCTACCCTATGCGAAGACGGTTTGGGCCGTGGCCGAGCCCGACCAGCATCTGGCGCTGTCGGTGGATGAGGTCATCGCGGCATCGGGCGGCATCGCGCGCTCGGGCGGAACCGTGTCGCAGGCGCTGCGGCGCCTGGCGGCGGAAGAAACGGCGCCGGCGCGGGTGCTGATCTGCGGGAGCCTTTACCTGGCCGGAGCTATTCTGCGCGGGGTTTGA
- the crcB gene encoding fluoride efflux transporter CrcB has translation MPPLMYLWIALGGALGSVGRAWVGVVSVRHMGTHFPWGTILINVLGSALIGVVAATALSSSRTILNTETRIFLMLGVCGGFTTFSSFSLQTFELLREGRTAAAFANIGLSVVLCVLATAAGYMGTAALVAR, from the coding sequence ATGCCGCCTTTGATGTATCTGTGGATTGCTTTGGGCGGTGCCTTGGGCAGCGTCGGCCGGGCCTGGGTCGGGGTCGTGTCCGTGCGTCACATGGGGACCCACTTTCCCTGGGGCACCATCCTCATCAACGTCCTGGGCTCGGCACTGATCGGCGTCGTCGCAGCGACCGCCTTGTCGTCCAGCCGCACCATCCTCAACACCGAGACGCGCATCTTCCTGATGCTGGGTGTCTGCGGCGGCTTCACCACGTTTTCCTCGTTCAGTCTTCAGACCTTCGAATTGCTGCGCGAGGGACGCACGGCGGCGGCTTTCGCAAATATCGGTCTGTCGGTGGTCCTCTGCGTGTTGGCGACGGCGGCCGGGTATATGGGCACGGCGGCTTTGGTGGCGCGGTAG
- the speE gene encoding polyamine aminopropyltransferase: protein MATDTWLNETLYPGWGQRFRVTRELARVQSDFQDIVIFESESHGRVMVLDGIIQITEGDEFVYQEMLAHVPLLAHGDAKNVLIIGAGDGGVLRRVLEHKGVERAVMAEIDGEVIRLAKEFLPNIAGDAWTNPRGEVIVGDGIDYVRRAPDASFDVIIVDSTDPIGVGEVLFTDEFYENSARILTANGLIVNQCGVPFMQADELRETSLRRRQFFPHVGAYIAAVPTYVGGYMTLGWAGKQPGVATVDVATIRARAEAAGILGTTGYWTPEIHVGAFQLPPYIAKHLPA from the coding sequence ATGGCAACTGATACCTGGCTGAACGAAACCCTGTATCCCGGTTGGGGCCAGAGGTTCCGCGTGACCCGCGAACTGGCGCGCGTGCAAAGCGACTTCCAGGACATCGTGATCTTCGAGAGCGAGAGCCATGGGCGCGTCATGGTGCTCGACGGCATCATCCAGATCACTGAGGGCGACGAGTTCGTCTATCAAGAGATGCTCGCCCATGTGCCGCTGCTGGCTCATGGCGATGCGAAGAATGTGCTGATAATCGGCGCCGGTGACGGCGGCGTGCTGCGCCGCGTGCTGGAGCATAAGGGCGTCGAACGCGCCGTGATGGCTGAGATCGACGGCGAGGTCATTCGCCTCGCCAAGGAGTTCCTGCCGAACATCGCAGGCGACGCCTGGACCAATCCGCGTGGCGAAGTGATCGTGGGCGACGGCATCGATTACGTGCGGCGCGCGCCGGACGCGAGCTTCGATGTCATCATCGTCGATTCGACCGACCCGATCGGCGTCGGCGAAGTGCTGTTCACCGATGAGTTTTACGAGAACAGCGCGCGCATCCTGACCGCCAACGGCTTGATCGTGAACCAGTGCGGTGTGCCCTTCATGCAAGCCGACGAGCTTCGCGAAACCAGCCTTCGTCGCCGCCAATTCTTTCCCCATGTCGGTGCCTATATCGCCGCCGTGCCCACCTATGTCGGTGGCTATATGACGCTCGGCTGGGCCGGCAAGCAGCCTGGGGTCGCGACCGTTGATGTCGCCACCATTCGCGCACGGGCTGAGGCCGCCGGCATTCTCGGCACCACGGGCTATTGGACGCCGGAGATTCACGTCGGTGCCTTCCAGCTCCCGCCCTATATCGCCAAGCATCTTCCGGCCTGA
- the speD gene encoding adenosylmethionine decarboxylase yields MNALARLGMVSDFPSENQTSVVTATVAEEQKDYWIERDGQRFAGMHLLVDLWGATNLSELDHIDRALREAAVIAGATILHSHFHHFTPNGGVSGVLVLAESHISIHTWPEKNFAAIDIFMCGDCNPHLGIPVLQAAFEPTRIDLDEQRRGSAGA; encoded by the coding sequence ATGAACGCACTTGCCCGACTGGGGATGGTCTCGGATTTCCCGAGCGAGAACCAGACGTCTGTTGTCACCGCGACTGTTGCGGAGGAGCAGAAGGACTATTGGATCGAGCGTGACGGGCAGAGGTTTGCCGGCATGCATCTGCTGGTGGATCTTTGGGGGGCAACCAATCTCTCAGAGTTGGATCATATCGACCGCGCCTTGCGCGAGGCCGCTGTGATTGCCGGTGCGACGATCCTGCATTCGCACTTCCATCACTTCACGCCAAATGGTGGCGTGTCGGGTGTACTCGTGTTGGCGGAGAGCCATATCTCCATCCACACCTGGCCCGAGAAGAACTTCGCCGCGATCGACATCTTCATGTGCGGCGATTGCAACCCGCATCTCGGCATTCCTGTGCTTCAGGCAGCCTTCGAGCCGACGCGGATCGATCTGGACGAACAGCGCCGCGGCAGCGCCGGAGCGTAA
- a CDS encoding alpha/beta fold hydrolase, with amino-acid sequence MEPRTGSVRYMLADGFHHMATAEWGAADAPPVICVHGLTRQGRDFDRLAEVLSADFRVICPDLPGRGHSDWLSDPGLYHPASYVHALTHLLADIPRPVGWVGTSLGGICGLILAAQPGTPIARLVLNDIGPVIPVEALARIRDYMLPPPEFEDFAGVEAYLRIVHAPFGVPDAEAWATMARHSARRLPSGKLTLHYDPAIAIPIRAEEPKAVNLMPLWQKIAIPRLTIRGETSDLLLPETFADMERSGSRGLVVPDVGHAPSLMDEKTIDAIHVFLRENERF; translated from the coding sequence ATGGAACCACGCACCGGCTCGGTCCGCTATATGCTGGCGGACGGCTTCCACCATATGGCCACCGCCGAGTGGGGCGCGGCCGATGCACCGCCGGTCATCTGCGTTCATGGCCTGACACGCCAAGGGCGGGACTTCGACCGGTTGGCGGAGGTGCTATCGGCGGACTTTCGGGTCATCTGTCCCGATCTGCCCGGCCGTGGGCATTCGGACTGGCTCAGTGACCCTGGCCTGTATCACCCGGCCTCCTACGTCCACGCCCTGACGCATCTCTTGGCGGATATTCCGCGACCGGTCGGCTGGGTGGGCACATCGCTCGGCGGCATTTGCGGCCTGATCCTGGCCGCCCAGCCTGGCACACCCATCGCCCGTCTGGTTCTGAACGACATCGGACCCGTCATTCCCGTCGAAGCCCTGGCGCGCATTCGCGACTATATGCTGCCGCCGCCTGAATTTGAGGATTTCGCGGGCGTGGAGGCGTATCTGCGCATCGTTCACGCCCCCTTCGGCGTGCCCGACGCTGAAGCCTGGGCTACCATGGCGCGGCATTCCGCGCGGCGCCTGCCCTCAGGCAAACTCACCCTTCATTACGACCCCGCGATCGCCATTCCAATCCGGGCGGAAGAGCCGAAAGCGGTGAATCTGATGCCATTATGGCAGAAAATCGCCATTCCGAGGCTCACGATCAGGGGCGAGACCAGCGATCTTCTGTTGCCCGAGACATTTGCGGACATGGAACGAAGCGGCTCCCGTGGTCTGGTCGTTCCGGATGTGGGCCATGCGCCGTCCCTCATGGACGAGAAAACCATCGACGCCATCCACGTGTTTTTGAGAGAAAACGAGCGTTTTTGA
- a CDS encoding penicillin acylase family protein, with the protein MPLSRLVKRVLIGIGLALCAIIIVIASIIWRVLPPQQDTLVIPGVSAPIGVSFDTDDVPYIRASSPTDAALALGYVHARDRLFQMDLMRRAAAGDLASLFGPAALPNDREMRILGIRASAEADVADLSPPTRALLQAYADGVNAWIERRGRLSAPEFVFLGKPRPWTIVDSLLWGKTMGLWLSGNWQTELQRLALSAKMPRAKIESLWPSAPGMMPAVAEMMPQTTPGAAAAARQALAWLRHFPQPFTQPAQASNEWALSGTHTATGQPMLAGDPHLALNFPGLWYLARIDTPEGTLAGATVPGLPFLVIGRNDHVAWTFTTTGADTQDVFIEHVSPDGLNYQTPDGWAPFKTRIEVIHVSGQPDETLTVRLTRHGPVIRTGPTDHTVLTVEMGNLAPHDTDADGLRLLDAARYVSDVGIAAAKITSPVQNLMTADTAGNIAFYTTGRVPIRRAGDGAWPQDGADGAHDWTGFASGKALPHSVNPASGRLVNANEPTAAPGFPVFISRDAYGDWRAQRIRELLAQSERHTLDSFAAMQIDTTSDFARRLLPVLTILKVPATDVGAPAAALLRNWDGQMAMDRPQPLIFNAWMDRFVDKVLHRNGLTPDDAPVEQDRFLLSLLLETDGAPAQAMLWCGGDCRPMLLDALNDSVADLKHRYGRRMGNWRWGNAHRALFAHPLLSRIPVVGRFGRIWLSVPGDATTVDVTAPGPTATDPNGFTALHGPELRGVYDLSDLDQSLFVIAPGQSGNLLDSHAQDFLLRWRSGLSVQLGPEPNVVSRQIRIMRH; encoded by the coding sequence ATGCCGCTTTCACGCCTGGTCAAGCGCGTCCTGATCGGGATCGGTCTCGCGCTGTGCGCCATCATCATCGTGATCGCGTCGATCATCTGGCGAGTCCTGCCGCCGCAGCAGGACACGCTGGTCATTCCCGGAGTTTCAGCCCCGATCGGCGTCAGCTTCGACACTGACGACGTGCCTTATATCCGCGCCTCGTCACCAACGGATGCGGCGCTCGCCCTCGGCTATGTCCATGCGCGGGACCGGCTGTTCCAGATGGACCTGATGCGCCGCGCGGCGGCCGGGGATCTCGCCTCCCTCTTCGGGCCGGCCGCCTTACCCAATGACCGTGAAATGCGAATCCTCGGCATCCGGGCCAGTGCCGAAGCGGATGTCGCCGATCTGTCACCCCCAACACGCGCCCTGCTCCAGGCCTATGCGGACGGCGTCAATGCCTGGATCGAACGCCGTGGCCGGCTTTCGGCGCCAGAATTCGTGTTCCTCGGCAAGCCGAGGCCGTGGACGATTGTGGACAGCCTGCTGTGGGGCAAGACGATGGGCCTGTGGCTGTCGGGCAATTGGCAGACCGAGCTGCAGCGCCTCGCCCTCTCCGCTAAGATGCCGCGTGCCAAGATCGAGTCGCTCTGGCCGAGCGCGCCTGGAATGATGCCCGCCGTGGCGGAGATGATGCCCCAAACCACCCCTGGTGCTGCGGCAGCGGCGCGGCAGGCGCTGGCATGGCTGCGACATTTTCCGCAGCCCTTCACGCAGCCAGCCCAAGCCTCGAACGAATGGGCTCTGTCAGGCACGCATACCGCGACCGGCCAGCCGATGCTGGCGGGCGACCCTCACCTTGCGCTCAACTTCCCTGGCCTCTGGTATCTGGCGCGGATCGACACTCCCGAAGGCACACTTGCTGGCGCCACGGTGCCGGGCCTGCCCTTCCTGGTGATCGGCCGCAACGACCACGTTGCCTGGACCTTCACCACAACCGGCGCCGATACCCAGGACGTCTTCATCGAGCATGTGTCGCCCGATGGCCTCAATTACCAAACACCCGATGGGTGGGCGCCGTTCAAGACGCGCATCGAGGTCATTCATGTCAGCGGGCAGCCCGATGAAACACTCACCGTGCGCCTCACCCGCCACGGCCCGGTGATCCGCACCGGTCCCACCGACCACACCGTGCTGACGGTGGAGATGGGGAATTTGGCGCCGCATGACACGGATGCCGATGGGCTGCGGCTGCTTGACGCCGCCCGCTATGTCAGTGACGTCGGCATTGCCGCCGCGAAGATCACCAGCCCGGTGCAGAACCTGATGACGGCGGATACCGCCGGGAATATCGCCTTCTACACCACCGGGCGCGTGCCCATCCGCCGCGCTGGCGACGGTGCTTGGCCACAGGACGGCGCCGACGGCGCGCATGACTGGACCGGCTTCGCGAGCGGCAAGGCGCTTCCCCATAGCGTCAACCCCGCCTCCGGCCGTTTGGTGAACGCCAATGAACCGACGGCCGCACCCGGGTTTCCCGTCTTCATCAGCCGAGACGCCTATGGCGACTGGCGCGCGCAGCGCATTCGCGAACTGCTCGCCCAGTCGGAACGCCACACTTTGGATAGCTTCGCCGCGATGCAGATCGATACCACCAGCGACTTCGCAAGACGGCTGCTGCCGGTGCTCACGATCCTCAAGGTGCCGGCGACCGATGTCGGTGCGCCCGCCGCCGCCCTTCTACGGAATTGGGACGGCCAAATGGCGATGGATCGGCCGCAGCCGCTGATCTTCAACGCCTGGATGGACCGCTTCGTGGACAAGGTCCTTCATCGCAATGGGCTGACGCCCGATGATGCGCCTGTCGAGCAGGATCGATTTCTGCTGTCCCTGCTGCTGGAAACGGACGGCGCCCCCGCCCAGGCAATGCTGTGGTGCGGCGGGGACTGCCGCCCCATGCTGCTTGACGCGCTGAACGACTCCGTCGCCGACCTGAAGCACCGTTACGGGCGTCGCATGGGCAACTGGCGCTGGGGCAATGCGCATCGGGCGCTCTTCGCCCATCCCTTGCTCAGCCGCATTCCGGTGGTCGGGCGTTTTGGGCGGATCTGGCTGTCCGTGCCAGGGGATGCGACGACCGTCGATGTCACGGCGCCCGGTCCGACCGCCACCGACCCCAACGGCTTCACCGCCCTGCATGGGCCGGAGCTGCGCGGCGTCTACGACCTGTCCGACCTCGACCAGAGCCTGTTCGTGATCGCGCCGGGCCAGTCTGGCAACTTGCTCGATTCACATGCGCAGGATTTTCTCCTGCGCTGGCGATCCGGGCTTTCCGTGCAACTCGGCCCGGAGCCGAATGTGGTATCCCGCCAGATCAGGATCATGCGACACTGA